From the Chloroflexus aurantiacus J-10-fl genome, one window contains:
- the cas2 gene encoding CRISPR-associated endonuclease Cas2 produces MQCLVIYDIPNDRARQRVADACLDYGLQRIQYSAFAGNLSRTHQRALFGEITRRVKGHTANVQLFVFDSKTWSDRRILEQQYDDA; encoded by the coding sequence ATGCAATGTCTTGTCATCTACGACATTCCCAATGATCGGGCAAGACAGCGAGTCGCTGATGCCTGCCTCGACTATGGCCTGCAACGAATTCAATATAGTGCTTTCGCCGGGAATCTCAGCCGGACCCATCAACGGGCACTATTCGGCGAAATAACCCGGCGGGTCAAAGGTCATACCGCAAACGTCCAACTTTTCGTCTTCGACAGCAAAACCTGGAGTGATCGGCGCATACTGGAGCAGCAATATGACGATGCCTGA
- the cas4 gene encoding CRISPR-associated protein Cas4, producing the protein MTMPDLDTIEVSDIKQWRYCPRVVWYTYCLPAIRPKTDLMRQGAASHRAEEDREERRSLRTYGLKTGERFFHVYLRSERLGVRGILDLAIAVPNRSDPAAKIVVVDYKDSEQDAGPHFKLQVGAYALLIEETWGLPVETGWIYHIPLRKAEKVPISPQLRKNVIETIAAVQKAIRTEALPPPPSSRALCVNCEFRRFCNDVV; encoded by the coding sequence ATGACGATGCCTGATCTTGATACGATTGAAGTCAGCGATATCAAACAGTGGCGTTACTGTCCGCGGGTTGTGTGGTACACCTACTGCCTGCCTGCCATTCGTCCAAAGACAGATTTAATGCGTCAGGGAGCTGCGAGTCACCGTGCTGAGGAAGACCGGGAAGAGCGGCGTTCACTTCGCACATATGGCCTGAAAACCGGAGAGCGTTTCTTCCACGTCTATCTACGGTCAGAGCGACTTGGCGTCAGAGGAATCCTCGACCTGGCAATTGCAGTACCCAACCGGTCAGACCCGGCAGCAAAAATAGTCGTGGTTGACTACAAAGATAGCGAGCAGGATGCCGGGCCGCACTTCAAACTTCAGGTAGGCGCCTACGCACTTCTCATAGAAGAGACGTGGGGTTTACCGGTAGAAACCGGATGGATATACCACATTCCATTACGGAAAGCGGAAAAAGTCCCAATCAGCCCCCAATTACGCAAAAACGTAATCGAAACGATTGCTGCGGTGCAAAAAGCCATTCGGACTGAAGCGCTACCACCGCCACCGTCGAGCCGGGCACTCTGCGTCAACTGCGAGTTTCGCCGCTTCTGCAACGACGTCGTATAG